One Phoenix dactylifera cultivar Barhee BC4 chromosome 14, palm_55x_up_171113_PBpolish2nd_filt_p, whole genome shotgun sequence DNA window includes the following coding sequences:
- the LOC103722317 gene encoding protein WHAT'S THIS FACTOR 9, mitochondrial yields the protein MVWWIIRRSQRRRHPLPFVVEQRASLVNVKLKWVKDRTLDSVVARERHLRPALHLLERISPDPRGCVPAYELSRRRRQLGLADGLKVTAFLRRFPALFRESSAPGPGRPVSCFTLTDDALRLRRLELQVLCHAEIDLVDRLRRLLMLTPGRALPLHTVDQLRWDIGLQPDYHRILVPRYPHFFDLVRPPGDERIWLKLASWDGRLAVSELQRAARERREDGECLAFPVRFTRGYGLKKKGMAWLQEWQTLPYTSPYSDASGLDPRTDVSEKRIVGVFHELLHLTLGKKTERRNVSNLRKPLGLPQKFTKVFERHPGIFYLSQKLGTQTVVLREAYGGGRDLLIKHPLVEIRERYMAMMRAGMPARGRRAHQKEMEMVGPGTGDTHTMDADRDDDSGGYASVEESSGICDLDSDSFSEDDSDTSAAIVKKTLNV from the coding sequence ATGGTGTGGTGGATCATCCGGCGCTCGCAACGGCGGCGCCACCCCCTCCCTTTCGTGGTGGAGCAGCGAGCGTCCCTGGTAAACGTGAAGCTGAAGTGGGTGAAGGACCGAACCCTTGACTCGGTGGTTGCCCGCGAGCGGCACCTTCGCCCTGCGCTCCATCTGCTCGAGCGCATCTCCCCCGACCCCCGTGGATGTGTCCCCGCCTACGAGCTCTCCAGGCGCCGCCGCCAGCTCGGCCTCGCTGATGGGCTTAAGGTAACCGCCTTCCTGCGCCGCTTCCCGGCCCTTTTCCGTGAGTCCTCCGCCCCTGGCCCCGGCAGGCCCGTCTCCTGCTTCACCCTTACCGACGACGccctccgcctccgccgcctGGAGCTCCAGGTCCTCTGCCATGCCGAGATCGACCTCGTCGACCGCCTCCGCCGGCTCCTCATGCTCACCCCCGGCCGCGCCCTCCCCCTCCATACCGTAGACCAGCTGAGGTGGGACATCGGCCTGCAGCCAGACTATCACCGGATTCTCGTCCCCCGCTACCCGCACTTCTTCGATCTCGTCCGCCCCCCCGGCGACGAGCGCATCTGGCTGAAGCTCGCGTCGTGGGACGGCCGCCTCGCCGTCTCGGAGCTTCAGAGGGCCGCTAGGGAGCGACGCGAGGACGGCGAGTGCCTGGCGTTCCCGGTGAGGTTCACGAGGGGCTATGGGCTGAAGAAGAAGGGCATGGCGTGGCTGCAGGAGTGGCAGACGCTGCCCTACACCAGCCCCTACTCCGATGCCTCGGGCCTCGACCCCCGGACTGACGTCTCCGAGAAGAGGATCGTGGGAGTCTTCCACGAGCTTCTGCACCTAACCCTCGGGAAGAAGACCGAGCGGAGGAACGTAAGCAACCTGCGGAAGCCGCTGGGCCTGCCCCAGAAGTTCACCAAGGTGTTCGAGCGCCATCCCGGGATCTTCTACCTGTCGCAGAAGCTGGGGACACAGACGGTCGTGCTCAGGGAAGCCTATGGCGGTGGCCGAGACCTTCTCATAAAGCATCCCCTTGTTGAAATCAGAGAGAGATACATGGCCATGATGAGGGCAGGGATGCCGGCGAGAGGAAGGAGGGCTCACCAAAAGGAGATGGAGATGGTAGGCCCCGGAACTGGTGATACCCACACGATGGATGCAGACAGGGATGATGACTCTGGTGGTTACGCTTCTGTGGAAGAGTCCAGTGGAATCTGTGATCTTGATTCTGATTCATTTTCAGAAGATGATTCCGATACATCCGCTGCCATTGTCAAAAAAACTCTCAATGTTTGA